In the Malaclemys terrapin pileata isolate rMalTer1 chromosome 3, rMalTer1.hap1, whole genome shotgun sequence genome, GACACCGGCTGCTCTGGGCTCTGAGCCTCAGGCCTCTCCCTCCGTGGCTCCTTGGCTCTTCCAGCGTGAGCCCTGCTCCCTGTGCGTGTGCAGCAGGGCCGGGTCTCCAGCCGGGGCCCCCTGCTCCTGTGCGTGTGCAGCAGGGCCGGGTCTCCAGCCGGGGCCCTGCtcctgtgtgtgtgcagcagggcCGGGTCTCCAGCCGAGGCCCCCTGCTCCTGTGTGCGTGCAGCAGAGCCGGGTCTCCAGCCGGGGCCCTGCtcctgtgtgtgtgcagcagggcCGGGTCTCCAGCCGGGACCCCCTGCtcctgtgtgtgtgcagcagggcCGGGTCTCCAGCCGGGGCCCCCTGCtcctgtgtgtgtgcagcagggccgggtctccagccggggccctgctcctgtgtgtgtgcagcagggccgggtctccagccggggccctgctcctgtgtgtgtgcagcagggcCGGGTCTCCAGCCGGGACCCCCTGCTCCGTGTGCGTGTGCAGCAGGGCCGGGTCTCCAGCCGGGGCCCCCTGCTCCGTGTGTGCAGCAGCGCCCCCGGTGCCCGCGTGGGTCTCCAggcactcctctccccccccccccccccccaccgctcccggTGCCAGCGCGGGTCTCCAGACACGGACCCTGGTGCCAGCGCGGGTCTCCAGACACGGACCCTGGTGCCAGCGCGGGTCTCCAGGAATGCCCCCCCAGCTCGGGTATCCAGGCACGGCTCCCAGTGCCAGCGCGGGTAGGCAGTAGGGTCAGTTCCACTCAGGGGTCCCTGGGCTGACTGCCCCGTCTGTTTGTTGCAGAGAAGCTGAAGTTCAcgccccccccgcagcccctgcagtgcctggAGTTCGACAAGGAGGTCACCGTGTCCTGCTCGGCCACTGGCCGCGAGAAGCCCACCGTCCGGTGGGTCAAAACAGGTGCGGGGGTGGGGCCGGGCTCTGTTTCCGGACTGCCTGGGGCTGGGCTTCCcggtgtggtggtggtggctgggCTCGGCACCAGGGATCGTTCTGGCCGAAGGCCTCTGGCCTGGCCGGGCAGCTCGGTGCCCTGCTTTGCCAGCGCCGCAgcgagggggagcccaggccatAGCCGTGCTGCAGGATACGTGCTGCCCGTGTCCTAGGCACAACGCTGGGGCCCGCAGTGCCCAGGGCCTCCTGGCTGCAGCCTAACCCCCGTTCCTGCCCTCCAGACGGGAGCAGCCTGCCAGCTCACGTCAGCCTCAGCGCTGGCGCCCTGCACTTCCGCAAGGTGAGCCGCAGCGACGCTGGTAACTACACCTGCATCGCCTCCAACAGCCCCCAGGGCGAGATCCGGGCCACAGTGCAGCTCACGGTGGCAGGTGAGTGCTGCGTGGCTCCAGGGAGGTGAGGGGCATCGCCTGTCTCGCTGCACCACCCCTTAAACATCTGTCCTTGCCTCAGGCTCCCAGCACCACGGGCCCTTCGCACCTACTGGTGCTGCAAGTCATGGCCTCCCGGTCAGCTGAGCTGCTGGCAGCGTCTGTTGGTCCGCGAGTCGCCCCGAAACCCAGTGCTGTCTGTCAGCTCCCTCTCCCGCCCACAGCTCTGCCCGCTCCCCGCTGCAGCCTGTGGCACTGGGGAAATGCCACCCGCAGGGAGCTGTCCTGTCCCACACTGGCCCCTCGCCcgggcccttccccctccccggccccaggccaggctccctgctagcgCTGGACAAGGGTGCCATCTGAGCGCTTACCTGCACCGTTAGCTTCTCCTggtttgccccctcccctcccaagagcTGGAATGTCCAGGGAGCCTGCAGGACCTggcggtggggggtggggagcggcaGTAGGAGAGGTGCATGCATTGACGCTGAGCTGCTGTGATCTGTGTTCAGTTTACATCACCTTTAAGCTGGAGCCGGAGCCCACGACGGTGTACCAGGGGCACACAGCCGTGTTGCGGTGCCAGGCAGAGGGCGACCCGGTGCCGCACATCCagtggaaggggaaggagaggattcTGGATCCCAGCAAGCTCTTACCCAGGTACGGAGCCCTCTCTCCGCCCCCCGCTGGAACCTGAGCTCTCCTGCCTTGTGCATGGCTGGCCTGTGAGGCTAGCTGCCTCCGACCCATCCTGGAGCAGCGTCGGGGGCCAGCTGGGGGCACCATCCTGGGCCAGGCCCCAGACCTGGAGACCAGACCAATCCCCTGGGGGATATTGGTTATTGGGTGGTTTCCTGCACTGCTCTGTGAGCGACAGCTGTGACTGGGAGTCCCCTGCCTCcgggagctgaggctttaaggcAGGGCCCAGGTATGGAGGGGgtaccctgggcccaggccggTGAGCTCCTTGGCCGTGATGACTGAGAACCCTGCTCCAGCTGAGCCCATCAGCTGAGCTGCCGAGGAGCACAGGAGCAGGGGAGCCACTGGCACCAATCTCCGGGGAGCAGGAGAGTCAGTTCCCTCGCAAGGCCACCACCCGGTGGGGAGGGGTCCCAGCAGGCCAGGGTGAGGAGCTGGGTGCTCGGTGTTGGTACCAGTAGAGCAGGCGGTCAGGCGCTGTTCTCCAGCTGTAGTTATGCTCTAGCGAGGGCGCAGTTAAACTGAGAGAGAGGGGCCTTCTCCGGGGGTAGGTACGGCCCTTCCCAGGCTGCACGGCTTTAACTGGACCAGTCTAGTTACAGGGCTGAGTGAAGACGGGGCTTTGGTCCAGGTGCCCACGTCCGACAGGGCAGTGCCACCAACAGCCGCGGCTGAGGGGCTGAGCGCAGGGTGGGCAGGGAGAGCGGTGCCTCCTGGCCCCTTTCACCAGCAGCAGATCAGTGGAACCAAGGTAGAGGAGAGAGCACTGACTGGGGGGCAGCCAGCACCCTGCATGCCTGACCCAGCACATACCTCGTTCATGCCCTTTGCTGGGCCCCTGGAGGAATATGGGGGTAGCGGAGCTATTTTGACGTACACAGTATTGTTCATAGAAAATACTACAAAGAATTCCCACGGTCTCCCTCCCTGTCATCCCTGGCTGCACGGACCCAACGAGAGCCCGGGCCCTCGACCCCTGCCGCTCCTCTCTGCTCGGGCCTTGCCTGgggtttgtgcagcgcctagcacacagGACACCCCCTAAGTGCTGCTGTGGGGGGTGCCTGTCGTTCACAGGATCCAGATCATGCCCAACGGCTCCTTGGTGATCTACGACGTCACTACGGACGACTCTGGGAGGTACACCTGTATTGCTGGCAACAGCTGCAACATCAAACACCGCGACGCCATCCTCTACGTCGTAGGTAGGAGGCGCCCTTGAGCCCTTCTTGGGGACTTGGGCAGGAGCAGCTCAGCCCCCGGCGGGGAGGCCTGGGAGTAGCGGCTGGGGAAGGCAGGGCAGGCGTCTCCCCTCTGCACGGGCACCTTTGTGCAGTCAAGGGCGGGTCTCCTGTTCCCATAGCACCGTTCGGCCGCGCCGGCAGGTCCCCATCGCTGCACACAGCAGCGTGAGGGCAAGGTGGAGACAGCCAAGTGGGGCTTAGAGCCGGACCACTGGGGCTTCAGTGGCAGCGGGTAGTCGGGCTCTCTGTGGCAGCACAGCTGAGGAATTGGGGTCAGGATTCACTCAGGGCAAAGAGCACCCCCCACAGAGTGTCccgcccagccaggggctcccCTGGGCCACATCccgcccagccaggggctcccCTGCACACTCACCCTCTGAGCCGAATTCTGCCCGGCCAGGGGCTCCCCGGGGCCGCGTCccgcccagccaggggctcccCTGCACACACCCACCCTCTGAGCCGCGTCCCAGCCAGGCCGCATGTTGAGCTGTGTGTTGAGCTGTCATCTCACGCTGCGTCCCTTGCCCCCAGACAAGCCGGTTGCGGATGGGGACGAAGGTCCCAATAGCCATACGCCCTATAAGATGATCCAGACCATCGGGCTGTCGGTCGGGGCGGCCGTCGCCTACATCATCATCGTGCTGGGCCTCATGTTCTACTGCAAGAAGCGGAGGAAGGCCAAGCGGCTGAAGAAGCACCCGGAGGGCGAGGAGCCCGAGATGGAGTGTCTGAACGGTCAGGCCTTAGCAGGCAGCCAGGGCTCGGCACAGGCCCCAGTGCgttgggagcggggctggggggcgacTGGGGCTGCCTCGTTTCCATCAGCACGGAGCGCTTTCTACGCCAGGCAGGAGCGTGGGGCTGGGGTCCCAGGCTCTCCCAGCAGGCTGCGCCGGTGGCATTGGCAGTGCAGGTGCCAGCGGAGGCTGGCCGGGCTGTCCCTGGGGCAGGTTGTGCAGTGACCCAGCGAGCGGCTGGGCCGCAGCAGGGAGAGTTCCCCGCAGTGCGTGGATGCAGTGCCCTCTGGCAGGCAGGGCCCCCTCTGTGGCTTTCCCGAGCAGTGGGGAGCATGAGAACTGACCCCCATGCCAAGGcattccctgctccccctcccccagcctgcatGCTGAGCTCCCTTCAGGGGGCAGGTGCTGGAGGGCTGCGTTGGGCATGGCCAGCTCCGTGTGCCATCAGCCATGTGCTCTCTGCCTGGGAACTGAGGCGCCGGTTCCTCTGGTGATGGGTAGAGCCCCATGCAGTTGGTGTGGTAAGGGAAGGTCTCCCAGGGACCAGGCATGGAGAAGCCAGTAGCAGCCTGCAGGCTGTAAGGAGCCTGGCTGGCGAGGTTTGCTGTTGTGCGGGGGTGATGCTGGGCCATGGGGTGGGGTCAGGCTCCCAGGCCCATGGTCCTTAGCGTCGCAGAGGGCTGCTGAGCTCTGAAGGTGTCAGTCTTGCATGGGTTCGAGTGTGTGGAGGGGCAGAGCGCTCTCCGAGTCCGATCGGGGGCATTGATCCGAGATCCTGGCTGCCCATGCCGGGAAGTGACGGCCCCTGTTTTCCTCGCAGGTGGCGCTCTGCTGCAAAACGGGCAAACCACGGCCGAGATCCAGGAAGAAGTGGCCTTGACCAATCTGGGCAGTAGCTCCGGCGCTAGCAAGAGGCACAGCGCCACCGACAAGATGCACTTCCCCCGCGCCAATCTGCAGAGCATCACGACGCTGGGTATGGGCCGTGGGGCTAGGTCCGGAACCCAGGCTCAGCCAGGACATGACGCTTCCCGGGATGGGAGCACCTGGCTGCCGCCTGTCCCCAGCCTGAGGGGTTACCTCCTGGGCGTCTGctactcaagcactctcctctggctgCACCTGCCCTGCCAGCAGATGCACCCCATCCCCTGAGTCTCTCCCCAGGGTCCCCCTGTGGTGTCCAGCCACAGAAATCCCAGTTCCTCCCTTCCTACATGACCAGGGGACCCCCAGCTCCCGGGTTTTACCTTAGACACATGCAGCCCTCCAGTGCAGTTACAGCCAAGCAGGAGATTTACGACAGAAAGGACAGAGAGTCAACTAGAAACCAGCGTGAGCAGTGGACATAAATGGTTACATCCAAAACCAATCCTAGCGCGCGATAGGCGTTCCCCTGGCCTGTCTGATAGATTCCACCCCCCAAAGTTCAGTCTTTCGCAGCACAATGGAGAACCTATCTGTGTGGCCAGACAGACTGGCCCCATCAGCATGCACGGAGCGTGACGCCCTCCGTCAGAACACTGGGGATGAGACCTGTCACCCGCCTCTACCCCATGGGCACAGAAATACCCCCGGCTGGCTGGCCTACAGCCTGTTGCTCCTGATGCACCATCAGACTGTCCAGTCCGGCCCCTGGCAGCGCTGGCTCCGGGAATACGACATTCTTGGGCAGAGCCGATTGGCCCCTCGGTAACGCCCTGCCGCTCCTTTGCTGGGTAGCAGCACACAGGAACGCCGGTCAGAAGGGGGGCGTTGGCCGTATCGCCATAGCTTTACCGCCAACTTAGCTGCTTGCCCTAAACGTGTGGCTGTGACCCACCAGCCATACCTGTGTGTTCAAGTGGCAGCGCATTGTCCCCGGCGGGGGAGGTACGCAGCATGCCGATCTCCCTGCTGGCCTGTCTGCCCCAGCGTGCTTACCCCAGAACCGGGCTTGTGAAAACCCCAGGCTGGGCAAAGCTCTCGGATCGGCTATCCAGGGCTGGCCCCTCTTCTTCCAGATGGGATTGCCTAACCGCGGCAGCTGGATGGAGGGGTTAGCTGCCCACGGTGACCTGCCTTCGGTCCTCACGCCACGGCCGCCTGTCCCTGGCCACGCAGCAGGGCTGCATGTGCACAGGCGGGATAGACTGACTGATCGGGGACACGCTGGGAGTGTCGTGCGTGTGGCTCTCCTCACACACCGGtccctgatttatttattttcttcctggGGGGAGTTTCCTTCCTTTTGAACAGAAATTAGATAATGAGGCGAGggagtgtcccccccccccccccccccgactgggTGCTGGAGAGGGAGGGCGTGCCCCCACGGACGTGAGTGCCAGCTGACCCCACACAAGGTGGCTCCCACCCTTGGGACCAGCCACCTGTCCCCTTGCTCCAGGCCCGTTGCGTGGCTGCCATTCCCTGCACCCGCTGCACGGGCCATTCGCAGAAGTGCCATACAGGGTGGTGTGGACAGCTCTGGCTGCGTTGTCTGTCCCTCAGCCCCCCTCATTTGGGGGTGGCtgtcctgctggctgcttccagagTGACGCTGGGTCAGccttctcctcccagcttagCGAAGGAAACCCGGgcggcagcatggcctagtgggtaGGGTGCTGGACTGGGCCTCGGCTGCCCCTGAGCTGCTGGGTGACTCGGGTGAGTCGTCCCCgctctgctccagctctcctgtttgcagcagggcaggggacTCGGGCTGCGCGGAGGTGATCCTGCACACGGCCCGCCTCCCGGTGACCCGCTGCCCTCTGCTTCCAGGGAAGGGCGAGTTCGGAGAGGTCTTCCTGGCCAAGGCGAAAGGCCTGGAGGACAGCGAGAGCGAGGCGCTGGTGCTGGTGAAGAGTCTGCAGACGAGAGAcgagcagctgcagctggactTCCGGCGCGAGGCGGAGATGTTCGGCAAACTGAGCCACCCCAACGTGGGGCGGCTGCTGGGCCTGTGCCGGGAGGCAGAGCCGCACTACATGATCCTGGAGTACGTGGATCTGGTAAGGGAggggccctgctggccgggggcggggctgagcgcaGGCCGGGGGATGCCGTgcatgtggggagagagagaagagcaagGCCCGCAGGCGCCTTAGGAGGGAGGTTGGGTTTGTGGCcagaccctcccctccctcctctatcTAGAGGCCATTTTTCAGGGCTCCTCCCCGGGTTGGTCCAGGAGGGAGCGGAGACTCTGTGCGGGTCTGTCTGGGGCAGGGCACGTGGTTACTGGTCCCCTGACCCCGGGCTGGTGCCGAGCTGCCAGGCCTCCCCGGTCCCGGCTCTCCGAGTGCTAAGGCCCGGCTGGGGACCAGGGACCCCCGCGGAGCCCCGATCCACCCTGGGGGCTCAGCTGCCCATTGCACAAGGGAGAGCAGAGCTGTGTAAGGGGGCGCTGGTCTAAAACCTGGGGTCTCTCCGGAGGCAGGGGTCTCTCCAGGGCCCCCTCGCTGGAGCTCTCGCCTGCTGCCCAGAGGGCAGTGAGCGCATGCCTCTGGCAGACGCAGCCCCTTGCTGCCCTGAGCCGTGCTGACGTGGCGATTTCGGCCTTGCCAGGGGGACCTGAAGCAGTTCCTGAGGATCTCCAAGAGCAAAGATGAGACGCTCAAGCCTCAGCCCCTCAGCAACAAACACAAGGTAAGTGAGGGAGCATCGGTGACCCCTGGTGGGCTAAAAGGACCAATCTGCCCGGCTGAGGACCCCGATCCTCCCCAGGATGGgccctggagcctgccccctcGGGTACCAGCCCCGGGCCGGGCCGCGCTGCGCTGTGCTGGCACTGATGTGTCTCTTGTGGCAGGTGTCTGTCTGCAGCCAGGTGGCCCTAGGGATGGAGCATCTCTCCAACAGCAGGTTTGTGCACAAGGACCTGGCCGCCCGGAACTGCCTGATCAGCGCCCAGAGGCAGGTCAAGGTGTCGGCCCTGAGCCTCAGCAAGGACGTGTATAACAGGTATGTCAGGCCAGACCCTGGCCGCCTGCCGCGGGCTCCCGGTACGGTGCTCTCCAGccggcctgacccccccccccccccccgtctcgcTGTGCAGTGAGTACTACCACTTCCGCCAAGCCTGGATCCCGCTGCGCTGGATGCCCCCGGAAGCGGTCCTGGAGGACGAGTTCTCCACCAAGTCAGACGTGTGGTCCTTCGGCGTCCTTATGTGGGAGGTCTTCACGCACGGGGAGATGCCCCACGCCAAGCTGGCAGACGACGAGGTGCTAGCAGGTACGTGGGGCGCAGCCCGCAccgggggtgggcagggctgggcggggggtTATGCTGAGCTGTTGCCTTCTCTCCCGCTCCTGAGAAGGCTGCTGGAGCAGCGGGTCCTGGCCAGTATCTGAGTCGGGCCCAGGGCTGGAAGGCCCCACGGTGACCCCCGGCAATCCCTGTGCCCTCCCCAGACTGCTCAGTGCCTCGGCCCTGGCCGGCTTTCCCGGCTTCCTGCACACAGGCAGGGCGAGCGCTGCAGGGGGCTGAGCGGCGTGGTGCTGTCACCTGGCCTGCCCCAGTGgtctcctcaccccctgccccactcccccctgGGCCTTTGGCCAATGCCCCGCCCTGCCCAGGgctcctgtccctgcccccaccccctggacCTCTGCTGTCCCTGCAGGGGGCTGATGCCCGCCCTGCCCAGCGCTCCTGTCCCTCCCCCGGGTCTCTCCTGTCCCTGCAGGGGGCTGACTCCCGCCCTGCCCAGGGATCCTGTCCCTCCCCCGGTCTCTCCCGTCCCTGCAGGGGGCTGACGCCCGCCCTGCCCCAGggatcctctccctcccctcctgggtctctcctgtcCCTGCAGGGGGCTGAcgcccgccctgccccaccccagggctcctGTCCCTCCCCCGGTCTCTGCTGTCCCTGCAGGGGGCTGACGCCCGCCCTCCCCGGGCTCCTGTCCCTCCCCCGGTCTCTGCTGTCCCTGCAGGGGGCTGACGCCCGCCCTCCCCGGGCTCCTGTCCCTCACCCGGTCTCTGCTGTCCCTGCAGGGGGCTGACGCCCGCCCTCCCCAGGGCTCCTGTCCCTCACCCGGTCTCTGCTGTCCCTGCAGGTTTACAGGCGGGGAAGATGAAGCTGCCCCCCCCCGAGGGCTGCCCTTCCAAGCTCTACAAGCTGATGCAGCGCTGCTGGGCCCCCAGCCCCAAGGAACGCCCCTCCTTCAGCGAGCTCGCCACCGCGCTGGGCGACAGCCCGTCCGACAGCAGAGCCTGAGCGGGGAGCCGGCCccttgctggggggtgggggaagccgggCTCCAGTGTCAGACTGGGACGAGTCGGAGCCCAGAGGGATCATGGGCTATCCCGGCTGGACTGGGTGCTGGGGGGCTCTCTCCCCGGCCTGCCGGCATGGTGTCTTCCAGGCCCTACCTCGGCTCCCCACGGTGCTCCAGCCAGCCATTGTGTGCAGCAGGGAACGCTGCGGgccctgggccacttccacagCCCCGACCAGGGCTCctctgccgccccaagcccccGGCACCCAGCACAGCCAGGCCCCGTCCCAGGGGGGCTGGGCTCCGCGTCCCTCGGCGCTGGGAGCCTGGCAGGAAACCCCTGTTCGGCTGAGATGCGCTGTGCAATgcagccctcccctctcccccgtgcGCTCCTGCCAGCCTCTCCTTTGGGGCAGCCTGGCACGGAGCTGGGGGCCGCGTCCCTGCCCGCTGTCAGGCGAGGGGAACCGTGCAGATCCTCTCCCGGAGTCGCCGAGGAACCTGGGTATTTATTCAGAGGTTCTGCTCCCCCGCCCCGTCCCGCCCATGGCCCTGCGCAGCGAGCCGAGCGGCAGGGACACCAAGTGCCTGGCATATGAAGGAGATTCTCACTCGCTTTCCTGACTATCCGATGCCTTCTTTTGTACGATTCCCCAGGGCGGCGCCCTTCTGCTCCCGGTGCGTCGCGctgacccctcccagcccagagcccgggcGTTGGTTTGGTTGCGCAGGAGCTGTGACAGCCAAGGTTTTTTACACGCTGCTCTCAATAAAGAATCCCTTTTTGTAGCTGCTGTTCTcagcctccttcctccctgcagaGGCTGGGCGGGTCCTGCCCCAGCTGTCGGCGCCGCCAGCTCTCCAGTGCCTCGCGCACCCGCCAGCCGTGGGGTGGGGCAAAGCAGCTCTGCTGGGCTCCGGGAGCTGGGCGAGGGGCACgcgctgctgctggggtggcCTCCCGCCTCACCTGGGAGCCGGgcatggagctggctgggaaccaGGGTGCTTTGCAGGATGCACAAGCCGAAAGCCCAGCAGGTGGGTTTGTCTTTTCTGGGgaatgtttcagttttgtttttttggtgagaAGCGGAAAAACAAGTTTTCCATCCCAGCTGGTGCCGCAGAGCCTCTGGGCGTTCCCAGTCCCCACCTGCAGCCCTCTCCACTGGCCAGCCCCAAAGCTTGCCCCCCCTCGCCTtgctctgcacccagcacccccccGGTGCTGGAGATGCCCGCAGGGTGCCTGGCCATCCCTGCGGCATGTGGCACTGTTCCCAACACCCCGGGCACGGGGCAGCGAGGCAGTGCTGTGCCTGGGGGCCCGAGACCAGGCCTGTAGCACTAAGGGGAGAGGGGACACCAGCCCCACGGGGACCTGCAAGGGGCTCCCCGCGCTCAGGCATGGAGGCTTTTCCCTGAGCGATGGCAGGGGTAATGCCCAGCTGCTGGGACATGGAGCGTCCAGGCTGGgcaatgccccctccccaagagaTGGGTCTGTGGCCTCTGCCATCTCCCTGCATGGGCCATTCTGCTACCAAGGCTCTGCGCTGCCTGTACCCCGCCCACCAGCCACAGAGCACCACAGGTCTGGTCCCGGTCGCTGTGCTCGATACAAACCAGAGagactcctagactttaaggcTAGCAGGGACTATCATGAACATCCAGTCTGAGctgtacattgcaggccacagaacctcgcccaccccctgctgccccctcagaGGCAGGcgactctcccccctcccccccccccccaaaccgcccgggtctctgccagtctgcccTCGGGgaggattccttcctgaccccacctacggtgatcagttagaccctgagcatgtgggcaaaccCCACCAGCCAGCCACGGGAGAGAGAATCCTCTGTGGTAACTCGGAGCCCTCCCCTCACTGAGCCATCTCCGGCTGGGGGAGATGCTTGCTAACAGCAGTCGATGGGGCCACATGCCATCGTAGGCAACGTCAGACCATCCCCTCCAGAGACTTTTCAAACTCAGTCCTGGCACCATCACTGCTCCCCTGGgagcctgttccagaacttcaccttCGCctcatttcaagcctaaacttgttgatggccagtttatagccctttgttcttgtgtccgcattggtgcttaacttaaataactcctctgcctccctcctgtttatccctctgatgtatttatagagagcaatcagatctcccctcagcctgcgtTTGGTTACagtaaacaagccaagctccttaagtctccccTCATAAGGTTAGGTTTCCAtttctctgatcatcctagtagcccttctctgcacctgttccagtctgaattcatctttcttaaacctgggagatcagaattgcacacagtattccagatgaggtctcacagtgccttgtacaatggcaataacacttccctgtctctactggaaatattttGCCTGATCCATCCTAGGGttacattagtctttttcacaaccACATCACAttagtggctcatagtcatcctgtgatggCCCAATACACCGAGGTCTTTCTactcctctgtcgcttccaactgatacgtcccCAGCTCACAGCAATagtcttgttgttagtccctaagtgcttGACCTTGTTctttgcactattacatttcatcccatttctattagtGCAGTTTTCAAAgtcctccagatcttcttgtatgatattccggtcctcctccgtattgcccatacctcccaactctgTGTCCTCTGCACATTTtcttagcacactcccactttctgTGCCAAGGTcactaatgaaaatgttaaataagattggtcccaagacagGTCCCTGAGGC is a window encoding:
- the PTK7 gene encoding inactive tyrosine-protein kinase 7 isoform X2; this translates as MRAVGTWARILFTKEPSSQDALHGRSAILRCEVEEPSGVEFEWLHNGLSVQDTERRFQEGSNLQFTAVDRQQDAGGFQCVARSTVTGEEARTANASFNIKWLETGGVVLKHPASVAEIQPSASVTLRCHIDGHPRPAGQWFRDGSQLLDDRSSYWISNKERTLTIKSASPEDNGIYYCCARNAMGTVCSSDNFTLNLVDESFPRPVLIPQDLIVSKNEEAMFHCQFTAVPPPTQEWVFEDSSPITNKTRVTVFANGSLLITQVRARSTGIYRCIGHGQRGKPTVLEASLRLAEIEDMAPFSPKVFIASQEQRVACPAPRGVPQPRVWWERNGVPIPTSGRVRQEAEELVFTSVTGSDAGTYTCHAANKAGEKKQDLSITVATVPRWVEMPRDSQLEEGKPGYLHCLSKASLKPTVSWYRNGVSISEDLRFEISENGTLRINSVEVYDGTVYKCVSSTPAGSIEGHARVHVLEKLKFTPPPQPLQCLEFDKEVTVSCSATGREKPTVRWVKTDGSSLPAHVSLSAGALHFRKVSRSDAGNYTCIASNSPQGEIRATVQLTVAVYITFKLEPEPTTVYQGHTAVLRCQAEGDPVPHIQWKGKERILDPSKLLPRIQIMPNGSLVIYDVTTDDSGRYTCIAGNSCNIKHRDAILYVVDKPVADGDEGPNSHTPYKMIQTIGLSVGAAVAYIIIVLGLMFYCKKRRKAKRLKKHPEGEEPEMECLNGGALLQNGQTTAEIQEEVALTNLGSSSGASKRHSATDKMHFPRANLQSITTLGKGEFGEVFLAKAKGLEDSESEALVLVKSLQTRDEQLQLDFRREAEMFGKLSHPNVGRLLGLCREAEPHYMILEYVDLGDLKQFLRISKSKDETLKPQPLSNKHKVSVCSQVALGMEHLSNSRFVHKDLAARNCLISAQRQVKVSALSLSKDVYNSEYYHFRQAWIPLRWMPPEAVLEDEFSTKSDVWSFGVLMWEVFTHGEMPHAKLADDEVLAGLQAGKMKLPPPEGCPSKLYKLMQRCWAPSPKERPSFSELATALGDSPSDSRA
- the PTK7 gene encoding inactive tyrosine-protein kinase 7 isoform X1 produces the protein MEAARGVWLLLLLAVGTWARILFTKEPSSQDALHGRSAILRCEVEEPSGVEFEWLHNGLSVQDTERRFQEGSNLQFTAVDRQQDAGGFQCVARSTVTGEEARTANASFNIKWLETGGVVLKHPASVAEIQPSASVTLRCHIDGHPRPAGQWFRDGSQLLDDRSSYWISNKERTLTIKSASPEDNGIYYCCARNAMGTVCSSDNFTLNLVDESFPRPVLIPQDLIVSKNEEAMFHCQFTAVPPPTQEWVFEDSSPITNKTRVTVFANGSLLITQVRARSTGIYRCIGHGQRGKPTVLEASLRLAEIEDMAPFSPKVFIASQEQRVACPAPRGVPQPRVWWERNGVPIPTSGRVRQEAEELVFTSVTGSDAGTYTCHAANKAGEKKQDLSITVATVPRWVEMPRDSQLEEGKPGYLHCLSKASLKPTVSWYRNGVSISEDLRFEISENGTLRINSVEVYDGTVYKCVSSTPAGSIEGHARVHVLEKLKFTPPPQPLQCLEFDKEVTVSCSATGREKPTVRWVKTDGSSLPAHVSLSAGALHFRKVSRSDAGNYTCIASNSPQGEIRATVQLTVAVYITFKLEPEPTTVYQGHTAVLRCQAEGDPVPHIQWKGKERILDPSKLLPRIQIMPNGSLVIYDVTTDDSGRYTCIAGNSCNIKHRDAILYVVDKPVADGDEGPNSHTPYKMIQTIGLSVGAAVAYIIIVLGLMFYCKKRRKAKRLKKHPEGEEPEMECLNGGALLQNGQTTAEIQEEVALTNLGSSSGASKRHSATDKMHFPRANLQSITTLGKGEFGEVFLAKAKGLEDSESEALVLVKSLQTRDEQLQLDFRREAEMFGKLSHPNVGRLLGLCREAEPHYMILEYVDLGDLKQFLRISKSKDETLKPQPLSNKHKVSVCSQVALGMEHLSNSRFVHKDLAARNCLISAQRQVKVSALSLSKDVYNSEYYHFRQAWIPLRWMPPEAVLEDEFSTKSDVWSFGVLMWEVFTHGEMPHAKLADDEVLAGLQAGKMKLPPPEGCPSKLYKLMQRCWAPSPKERPSFSELATALGDSPSDSRA